One genomic window of Glycine max cultivar Williams 82 chromosome 16, Glycine_max_v4.0, whole genome shotgun sequence includes the following:
- the LOC100785538 gene encoding cadmium-induced protein AS8 isoform X1 produces MIIKGLFGRYERWNPVHPTHGAFWGMGVGVGCGVGWGPGFGPEVIGYVGAGCGIGFNVGITFAGVGVGLPANFIFEGPYNGVSWIGNLPCISDLQREANGKLFEFRQKHLSIKGINFFDKKNSLPLLTSASKSIQAFRNQIFSSHKGKD; encoded by the exons ATGATTATAAAAGGATTGTTTGGAAGGTACGAAAGATGGAACCCTGTTCATCCAACTCATGGAGCCTTTTGGGGAATGGGTGTGGGCGTTGGTTGTGGTGTCGGATGGGGTCCTGGGTTTGGCCCTGAAGTGATAGGCTATGTTGGAGCTGGTTGTGGCATTGGATTCAATGTAGGCATCACTTTTGCTGGTGTTGGAGTTGGCCTACCTGCTAATTTTATCTTTGAAGGTCCATATAATG GGGTTAGCTGGATTGGAAATTTACCTTGTATCTCTGACTTGCAAAGAGAAGCCAATGGAAAATTGTTTGAATTTAGGCAAAAGCATTTATCAATAAAGGGAATTAACTTCTTTGACAAGAAGAACAGCTTGCCTTTGCTCACTTCTGCCAGTAAAAGTATACAAGCATTCCGTAACCAAATATTCAGCTCTCATAAAg GGAAAGATTGA
- the LOC100785538 gene encoding cadmium-induced protein AS8 isoform X2: MIIKGLFGRYERWNPVHPTHGAFWGMGVGVGCGVGWGPGFGPEVIGYVGAGCGIGFNVGITFAGVGVGLPANFIFEGVSWIGNLPCISDLQREANGKLFEFRQKHLSIKGINFFDKKNSLPLLTSASKSIQAFRNQIFSSHKGKD; encoded by the exons ATGATTATAAAAGGATTGTTTGGAAGGTACGAAAGATGGAACCCTGTTCATCCAACTCATGGAGCCTTTTGGGGAATGGGTGTGGGCGTTGGTTGTGGTGTCGGATGGGGTCCTGGGTTTGGCCCTGAAGTGATAGGCTATGTTGGAGCTGGTTGTGGCATTGGATTCAATGTAGGCATCACTTTTGCTGGTGTTGGAGTTGGCCTACCTGCTAATTTTATCTTTGAAG GGGTTAGCTGGATTGGAAATTTACCTTGTATCTCTGACTTGCAAAGAGAAGCCAATGGAAAATTGTTTGAATTTAGGCAAAAGCATTTATCAATAAAGGGAATTAACTTCTTTGACAAGAAGAACAGCTTGCCTTTGCTCACTTCTGCCAGTAAAAGTATACAAGCATTCCGTAACCAAATATTCAGCTCTCATAAAg GGAAAGATTGA